DNA sequence from the Malus sylvestris chromosome 10, drMalSylv7.2, whole genome shotgun sequence genome:
TATTAAGCAGTTGATCCAAAATatgttaattttcgcatcatttCGTATCGCTTTAACGAATCATGCAATAAATTAATAACCCTGACAACAAGGACTATAAAagtgtttatttattatttttttcaagtgAATAAGTAAAGGGGcgaaaatttccaaatttgtcACCCGCGATCGCCTTCCAAGTTTGAATCTTTGGCAGATACTGCGACTATTTCCACTGGTGTTTCAAGTAAGCGTCAAACCTGACCAACTCCAGAGTtcaatttgtgtgtcaacactGAGGGATCAGCATGCTTCCAAAGGAATAACGTTGCAACGAACAATTGAATAATTGAAAAGTACCCACTAGCAATTTTCAAAACCTACCACCTACTGTTAGGTTTTTGGTTCGTCAAATATGTCCTAGTTGGTTTAGGATTGTTTTAAGAAACCTAGAGGTATACCGATTCTTGTCCTAGAGGGATTAGGAAAGAATTTCAGTTTTCTTATTCAATTTAGGTTTGGATTTCTAGAAGTCTATTTGAATTTGGATAAGTGTAATTTCCTAATCCACTTAGAAATAGGAATTCAATTAGCCTTGGGACATGTAAGCCAATTGTATGTCTGTaaatagggtgcggcaaggtgaATAGAGAAAGAAAACAGCCAGGCAGCCAAGAGTTTTGAGATTAGTTCTagggtttgcaaaagttctgtaatctctattattaatcaaatgaGCGGTGATTTCTATGCctagagaaatcacaactggacgtAGGCGTAAGTTCTACCGAACCAGTATAATTCTtgtgtgtttttaagtttttttctaATATTTGCTAGTTTAGTCTATTGCCGTTGGTTACATTAAAGAACAAGGTCTAGTGTGCAGGTTTTTTTCAACACCTACTTCTAGCAGCAAGTATTCCGAAACGTCCACAAAATTCTGGTAAACAACCGACAACATAAAGACTTAAAATGTTTAAAAGCACTTTCGATAAGCATTTTCGAATTGCAAGAGCACTTAAAATGCATTTTGGATGAAGCGTCAATAATGTGCAAAGAATAAAGTACTTAAACTACTTTTTCAAGATTCAGTTGCATTTTACtaagaatttattttttaaatatttcaacAAAAACGCTTTTAAGTATTTTCAAAGCACTTCCACACATcctaattcaattcaatttcacCAGTGATACCAGAAACTAGAAAGCATCCAatcagaagaaaagaaaggaaacaatttttttctgaTGAACAGATAATTATCAAACAGTTCGTTACATTCCTTTCGGCACTTTACACCTCGATTACAAGACACAATTTTAGACGCGAAGCTATCTACTCTAACATCGATTGCTTTACTGTCAAAATTTGGCCAAAACTACAAAACATCGAATCCACGGAACCATACCATTACGAATTTCATGttactgctgctgctgctcgTACATCTGCACATACAAAACGTCAAATCCACAGAACTATAACACTACAGTCCTCAAATTGTCCCATGTTACTGCTGCTGCTCGTATATCTGCATATATGTCTCTGACAGCGCAACCATTTGAGGAAGGGTTTCGGAGACATGAAGGTCCTGCATCTCATACCTGAAAACAACAGAAGTTAGGCCAtgcatttgaattttctttaaatttacATTAGGCCAATAAACAAGGAATAAAGTGTACCATAGCTCTTCAGATTTTCTTTGTACAAACACCCTGTAGGAACCTTCACCAGGTTTTCCGTCATGGACAATGTTGGCAATGAGATCATACTTTGAGCGCAGCCTCTCGTTCTCTTTGGTGGTTGACAACGGGATGTAATCTTTCAATTCGAGGTTCTTCACAGGAAAGTTCACTGCAAAATGATTATTCGAATACAAAATATGAGCATTACTGATCGATTAGTCCAGTACAAAATATTTCCATAGACATATATTCTCACCTAGTGTGGGATTCTTCTCCACAAAGAAATTGTTCTTTGTAAAACGTTGCATGTGGAGAATAAGATACTGAGGTAATCGGGTGACTCGATACCTCATCCTTGATATGCGAGGTCGGACCACTTCAGTGACTGTCTCCCCATCAAATTTCTTCAAAATGTTGAAGAGTGGGACCTAAACCACACGAGACAGAACTGAGAAATAAATACATTTTGAAAGCAAAACTCAAAATAACAAAGGTGTGCTATAATCGTTTAAATAGAGGATGATGTATGATGCAAGACTCATGAGACATACATGACGGGCATCTTCCAGGGCTCGATTCAATATTCAAGGAAAATGGAAAACCAAAATGCTTAGAAGAAAGACCAGTTGCCGTGTCCCTAATTTGCAATCAAATCTGAATTAACTATATGGTATTGAACAGGAGCAGAAAGAAAGACTAAACCACTTAATTCAAGGCAATCAACTATCCTCCATTCAGACCAACAAAATTGAGGAATAGCCCAACTACCCATCTTAATGGCCAGCAAAGTTGTAAATACCTAAGATTATAATTACAGAATCCGAGGAATCCGACTCAGAGCAATCTTAGATAACTAGTGTACAAGTTGGGCAATAGCACCACTAAAGTCAATGTATGTAACTCCAGCAAATTCAGACATGTTTTACGTAGCCATGGAAATCCCCTGACAAGCTAGGAAAAAAGTTACTCAGGCACTGAAATTATTAGAAAGACATTAAAACCTTTAAAAAGGCAAGTAAAGAATGACCTTCAAACTCGCTAGAAGATGCAGTGCATATATAGAGACTACAAAGGTTGTCATATGCACAAAATAGTGTTCCAAGTACCTGGGGTATTATATTTTTCTCCATCACATCTTTGAAAAGCGGTGGTGGGGGCAAATCCAATCCAAGCATCAAGAAAGGCATTTTGCAAGTTTCCTTGACAATGCCCTTATTTTCAGTTGCAGCACCTGAGTTCTGGTCATCACCATTTTCTATCTTCTCAATACCTTTATTAGGAATCTCCTTCATAACCTCCAGTTCCCCCTATTCACAGAAATAATACATATTATACTCTAAAGAAAAGTGAAGGTTAAATTGAAGCAACAACAATACAACAACAAAGGAAAATAAGAATAAGAAAGAAAACCTGAAAGCACTCATATATGATGctgctatttttctttgaaGTTCTAAGAGCCGCATGCAGCGTATTAAGCAGCCATGATATGAATTCGACTGGGTCAGACTGTGCTCCAATTCGAAACCTTTTCTTACTGGCTTTCATAACTGCCTGTAGGAACTCATGTGGGCTGACCTGTAGACATTACagatataaaacatatgaaaaTGTTTAATAACAATACCTAGTGGCATAAATATGAAATCTACAAGAATCAAGATCAAACCTGTCCTTTGAAGTTTCGTGCATGCCATATCTTTCTCGTTAGCTCCCCAAATCGATGAACAAGCGGAGACTTGCAATGTTGATAATTCTTAGGGATAAGGAAAAAGTTTCTTAGAGGAGTGACTCTCATTAAAGATTGAATCGTGACATTCACAAAATCAGTCTCCTTGATGTTATTGAGCCCCACCTGTTTTTTACAAAATCAAGAAAACACAGGTAAACAACATTTAGGAGCCAAAATAACACCTTGCTAGATATTTTTAAGACATAAATTGTAATGAAGTGCACCCATCGGACAGATCCATCCCTAATAGTTCCCAGACATATGAAAACACAGTACTTATGTGGTTCAAAACAATCTAGTCTAACCTTATGGATGAGAGAGAACTGACTGGTGATTTCTTGATACCATACAAGTATATCAAAACTGTGAACAGATATATCATAGCTCTAATTGTTGGCTATGCACGGAATAGATTTATCATAGCTAATTACTTATTTGGCAAGGATTAAAGATCCTTCTTCCCTGAGTTAGTTAATAGAAAGGAAACTCTACAGAATTGACCAAGCAAATTAGGAAGTTGAAACATAGCACCAAGCATCAGAATTGACAACAGCAGAAACAGAAACATATATGGAATTTTGTGCAAGAACTAAAATCAATACAATTCCAGGAAGGTAACCAGAACCATCAATATGGAATTTTGTGCAAGAACTAAAATCAATACCATTCCAGGAAGGTAATCAGAACCATCAAGTGCTCTAGACCATTGCTTGTTCTTGTCAATCTGCTCAACTTGTTCATCAGTAAACCTACATATAAGACCAAATGGATTCAAAGTTATTTGTTTAATTATGCATACTTACAAGGAATTCAAAGTTATTCGTTTACTCATGCATACTTAAAAGGATACCCAAGGAAGactagaaaaataagaaaatataattatcaAACCTTGGGTTTAGGACGTGTCGAATATCATCCAACGATGGGTCACTTATTTCATATCCATCGGGAAGGCAATAAACTTTCTCTGTTCGGAGATTGATATAAACATGGTGCCCAGCTTCAAGGCTATGAGTATATGCATGGGACTTCTTCCCTCTGCCTTGGTAATACTTCCCACAAACCAAGCATGCATACACATTCAAATTTGACAGTGACAGAGAGCAGAACTTCTCAAAATCGAAATCCAAAACCTGGACAAAGAATAAGCAAGCAATCAGTATCAATACACTGAATACTTTTGTATGGATAATATATAAACAAGCTGGAATACCATACTGTAACAACTCAGAATAGTGATATACCTGGCGATTGACAGTGTCAAGATAGGGGCAATCCCTCCTGACCTCGATTTCACGTCCCCGCCTTTGGTAAAGTCCTTGTTCAaggtcatcatcatcatcatcctctAGTTCTTCAACTTGACCCCCATTTTGTACACCCTTTTGATTATCGCCGCCGTCCCCGTTAAAGCCACTCACAGGTGGCCTTCTGTGGTTGTCCTCGTCGTCCACATCTCCGTAATTAAAACCCGGAAGTAGAGTGCCTTCAGAGGCAGGTGACGGCGATGAATGCTCATTCAGCTTTTGCCTCTTCGGATGCAATTCAAACCCTTCCGTGTTCACACTAGCATTACCTTCATGTTCCCTCTTAGAGCTCATTCTCTTAACCCAATTGCAATCTCCCTGTTTCAACACTAACAGAAACAAATTAGggcaaaattcaaactttgatTTTTCTGAAACCCTAGAAGCATATAACGCAGCCATGAACAGAAAGATATAAAGCAGTTCCAACGTACAAACCTGTAAAAAGCTAATACACGCCAAAAAAAATAGTCGATTGAAAACGCAATAGCAACATTCCGAGTTTTAACACCAATAAAATAGCATAAtgctctgtttggttgccgagaaaacgaGGGAAAGTGAAAGAAAATCAGAGTGTTGAGTTATGTGCGTTaggatatttctttgctttctcgTCCGATTTGAATTTGAAAATATATCGAAAATTACATGTGATTAGATAAAATACAGATGAAATTATCTTGGTGAAGATTGTAAAACTATTACCTTGATCAGTGTGCTGTTTGCAGTCGGAGAagcgagagagggagagagcctTTCGATTTTGTTTCGAAGGAAACATG
Encoded proteins:
- the LOC126587395 gene encoding uncharacterized protein LOC126587395 isoform X1 — translated: MFPSKQNRKALSLSRFSDCKQHTDQVLKQGDCNWVKRMSSKREHEGNASVNTEGFELHPKRQKLNEHSSPSPASEGTLLPGFNYGDVDDEDNHRRPPVSGFNGDGGDNQKGVQNGGQVEELEDDDDDDLEQGLYQRRGREIEVRRDCPYLDTVNRQVLDFDFEKFCSLSLSNLNVYACLVCGKYYQGRGKKSHAYTHSLEAGHHVYINLRTEKVYCLPDGYEISDPSLDDIRHVLNPRFTDEQVEQIDKNKQWSRALDGSDYLPGMVGLNNIKETDFVNVTIQSLMRVTPLRNFFLIPKNYQHCKSPLVHRFGELTRKIWHARNFKGQVSPHEFLQAVMKASKKRFRIGAQSDPVEFISWLLNTLHAALRTSKKNSSIIYECFQGELEVMKEIPNKGIEKIENGDDQNSGAATENKGIVKETCKMPFLMLGLDLPPPPLFKDVMEKNIIPQVPLFNILKKFDGETVTEVVRPRISRMRYRVTRLPQYLILHMQRFTKNNFFVEKNPTLVNFPVKNLELKDYIPLSTTKENERLRSKYDLIANIVHDGKPGEGSYRVFVQRKSEELWYEMQDLHVSETLPQMVALSETYMQIYEQQQ
- the LOC126587395 gene encoding uncharacterized protein LOC126587395 isoform X2, which gives rise to MSSKREHEGNASVNTEGFELHPKRQKLNEHSSPSPASEGTLLPGFNYGDVDDEDNHRRPPVSGFNGDGGDNQKGVQNGGQVEELEDDDDDDLEQGLYQRRGREIEVRRDCPYLDTVNRQVLDFDFEKFCSLSLSNLNVYACLVCGKYYQGRGKKSHAYTHSLEAGHHVYINLRTEKVYCLPDGYEISDPSLDDIRHVLNPRFTDEQVEQIDKNKQWSRALDGSDYLPGMVGLNNIKETDFVNVTIQSLMRVTPLRNFFLIPKNYQHCKSPLVHRFGELTRKIWHARNFKGQVSPHEFLQAVMKASKKRFRIGAQSDPVEFISWLLNTLHAALRTSKKNSSIIYECFQGELEVMKEIPNKGIEKIENGDDQNSGAATENKGIVKETCKMPFLMLGLDLPPPPLFKDVMEKNIIPQVPLFNILKKFDGETVTEVVRPRISRMRYRVTRLPQYLILHMQRFTKNNFFVEKNPTLVNFPVKNLELKDYIPLSTTKENERLRSKYDLIANIVHDGKPGEGSYRVFVQRKSEELWYEMQDLHVSETLPQMVALSETYMQIYEQQQ